A genomic segment from Aegilops tauschii subsp. strangulata cultivar AL8/78 chromosome 1, Aet v6.0, whole genome shotgun sequence encodes:
- the LOC109738053 gene encoding uncharacterized protein yields MAELGGMLAAAILKVVAEQIGSAIGGQITLLKNFNNDLMKMRMALESVEAVLKVAQRRLVTDELTGLWLKRLKDFMYEMSDMIDEFEADTQAITQPSARKFSFKKYLANMIPCLAIGPNIAMANRMKKMRDDLKVITDQYKELKLTEGTNAKEPEVTDIRETSSTLETQIIGRTEERDIIVASLFKSKTKDIAILPIYGIGGLGKTTLAQMVYNSTQSMGYSQVWVYVSQTFDLNKIGNSIISQLSENGNESGYNEMQMIHNSLQKVLANKNILVVLDDLWEDNKSHLEKLLGMLKVAENSKVVVIVTTRSEGIAKKIGAIQPHKLAPLTHDDCWTIIKQKSDFESRRDQDKLQHIGKDIASKCRGVALAAQSLGHMLHSLPFDEWESVRNSDFWNLSDSEDTSLTHVLPSLKLSYSVMPSYMKISFAYCAIFPKGYKIVKDDLIYQWISLGFIRATEMLSPWQLGEKCIRQLLGLSFLEYSHSTLTTGEIFGNDTLFTMHDLVHDLARLVMVDEIFIASKQGNTGGSFCHFALLNDCRRPLKSSKLRALRFMECVQTEVHGDSFSPAKSMRVLDLSECSILKLSDSIGVLKQLRYLNAPRVQDAKIPDSITKLSKLIYLNLHGSPKILALPESIGDIKGLMYLDLSGCSGIAKLPKSFERLQELVHLDLSMCCIRKLPEALGRFIKLKYLNLSRCQEITELPIGFGSLKNLVHLDLSSCSEVASNDLAFVGLTNLQYLNLKCTCFTSPSLYGLTKLRYLNLSALYSQRHHQDIFDMLFDSITINQADLEHMDLSDNCAINVIPISLYRLKKLHTLDLSGCVYLKEIEESKHTISSLKFLYLRGCVNLQRMTQLGGSIVSLPHFGVRVATDESSSNLVLLQPTDPIELHITELENAKSAGEAHSIKLMEKRSLEDLELVWTRDAERFVDDMILLEELMPPCTLKRLEIRGYNSVSLPAWLVGQLPNLELLVLRDMANLEEWNTSYSCAEVHVIQTLEIHNCPMLRMKPPLPKAKSWKISDSDNVLSSWNHCTVSHAGASSCSPITTTLSVQRYRGPHQWRLLQHFPRLSSLSVIRGDLNSSPEIIGHLSSLRTICLSQVVIEELPKWLGELTSLHNLELRFINGLEEFNESMRQLTMLQSLKLISCKSLSLPHWLGELTYLKELSIDDNRVLRSLPASLQQNSSIQKIQISDCPELEDVIVESQEGAMKLTHSQESECVLPTSLRELKISHCQGIKSLPEGIQQLTNLQSLVISSCPELRQWCESEENKMKLAHIENMWQYIVLPEWSSRSAARCPRVAGDLSPSQPPVAARRPPLLELHSGERARGWRWAVLALGGRGRKSRAGED; encoded by the exons ATGGCGGAACTCGGCGGCATGCTTGCCGCTGCCATCCTCAAGGTGGTAGCCGAGCAAATTGGTTCTGCGATTGGGGGTCAGATCACGCTGTTGAAGAACTTCAATAACGACTTGATGAAGATGAGAATGGCGCTGGAGTCTGTCGAGGCAGTGCTCAAGGTCGCGCAGAGGCGGTTGGTCACTGACGAACTGACGGGACTTTGGCTGAAGCGGCTCAAGGACTTCATGTATGAGATGTCTGACATGATTGATGAGTTCGAAGCGGATACACAGGCCATCACCCAGCCGTCTGCGCGCAAG TTCTCCTTCAAAAAATATTTGGCAAATATGATCCCCTGTCTCGCAATTGGCCCCAACATTGCAATGGCCAATAggatgaagaagatgagggacGACCTGAAGGTCATAACAGATCAATACAAGGAATTGAAGTTAACAGAAGGCACCAATGCCAAAGAACCAGAGGTTACCGATATACGTGAAACATCATCAACCTTGGAGACACAAATCATTGGGAGGACCGAGGAGAGAGATATAATAGTGGCCTCTTTATTTAAGAGCAAGACAAAAGATATCGCAATCCTTCCTATATATGGCATTGGAGGCCTTGGCAAGACAACCTTAGCGCAAATGGTTTACAATAGTACCCAATCAATGGGATACTCTCAAGTGTGGGTTTATGTGTCCCAGACATTTGATTTGAACAAAATTGGAAATTCTATAATATCACAACTATCAGAGAACGGAAATGAAAGTGGCTACAATGAAATGCAGATGATCCATAATTCCCTTCAAAAGGTCCTTGCCAATAAGAATATTCTGGTTGTTTTAGATGACCTATGGGAAGACAACAAATCTCATTTGGAGAAGTTACTGGGCATGTTGAAGGTTGCAGAGAACAGCAAGGTGGTTGTTATAGTAACTACACGGTCTGAGGGTATTGCGAAGAAAATTGGTGCTATTCAACCTCACAAATTAGCACCACTAACACATGATGACTGTTGGACTATCATAAAACAAAAGAGTGATTTTGAATCAAGACGTGACCAAGATAAACTGCAACACATAGGGAAAGACATTGCGAGTAAGTGCCGAGGTGTAGCTTTAGCAGCCCAATCACTTGGACACATGTTGCATTCTCTCCCGTTTGACGAATGGGAGTCAGTGAGGAACAGTGATTTTTGGAATTTATCTGATTCAGAAGATACAAGTTTGACACATGTGCTCCCATCCTTGAAGTTAAGCTATAGTGTTATGCCTTCATATATGAAGATATCCTTTGCCTATTGTGCAATTTTCCCAAAAGGTTACAAGATAGTTAAAGATGACCTGATTTACCAGTGGATTTCTCTAGGTTTCATCAGGGCAACAGAAATGCTTTCACCTTGGCAGCTTGGTGAGAAATGCATTAGGCAGCTTCTGGGGCTGTCCTTCCTTGAATATTCACATTCAACACTG ACTACCGGAGAGATTTTTGGAAATGACACATTATTCACCATGCATGATTTGGTGCACGATCTAGCAAGATTGGTCATGGTTGATGAAATATTTATTGCTAGCAAACAAGGTAACACTGGGGGAAGCTTCTGCCACTTTGCATTGCTCAATGATTGTCGCAGGCCATTGAAATCATCCAAGTTAAGGGCACTCCGTTTCATGGAGTGTGTTCAAACTGAAGTTCATGGTGATTCCTTTTCACCTGCAAAGTCTATGCGTGTCCTGGATTTAAGCGAGTGCTCCATACTTAAGTTGTCAGATTCTATTGGTGTATTGAAGCAGCTGAGATATCTTAATGCTCCAAGAGTCCAAGATGCAAAGATTCCAGATAGTATCACCAAGCTCTCAAAATTGATTTACCTGAACCTTCATGGCTCTCCCAAAATCTTAGCACTACCAGAGTCAATTGGAGACATTAAGGGTCTAATGTATCTTGATCTGTCAGGTTGTTCAGGAATTGCCAAACTGCCGAAATCTTTTGAGAGGCTACAAGAATTGGTGCATTTAGATTTGTCAATGTGTTGCATCCGGAAGCTCCCTGAAGCTTTGGGCAGATTCATTAAACTAAAGTACTTAAACTTATCACGTTGTCAGGAAATAACAGAATTGCCAATCGGATTTGGGAGTCTAAAAAATTTGGTGCATCTTGATTTATCAAGCTGCTCTGAGGTTGCTTCTAACGATCTAGCCTTCGTTGGTCTTACTAATCTGCAATATCTGAATTTAAAATGTACATGTTTCACATCGCCGTCGCTATATGGTCTGACCAAACTCCGGTATTTAAATCTATCTGCACTCTATAGCCAAAGACACCATCAAGATATCTTTGACATGCTCTTCGATTCTATAACCATTAATCAAGCTGATCTAGAGCATATGGATTTGTCTGATAATTGTGCTATTAATGTTATACCTATAAGTCTTTATAGACTAAAAAAGCTGCATACGTTGGACCTCTCAGGATGTGTATATCTTAAGGAGATAGAAGAAAGCAAACACACAATTAGTAGCTTGAAGTTTCTGTATTTAAGAGGTTGTGTCAATCTTCAGAGAATGACTCAGCTTGGTGGCAGTATAGTATCATTACCGCACTTTGGGGTGCGTGTTGCTACTGATGAATCTAGCAGTAATCTTGTCCTGCTACAACCCACAGACCCTATTGAGCTGCATATAACTGAACTTGAAAATGCAAAGTCCGCAGGAGAGGCACACAGTATAAAATTAATGGAAAAGCGCAGTCTTGAGGACTTGGAACTGGTGTGGACTCGAGATGCTGAGAGATTTGTGGATGACATGATTTTGTTGGAAGAACTAATGCCACCATGCACGTTGAAGAGGTTGGAGATACGTGGTTACAATAGTGTGAGCTTACCGGCCTGGCTAGTGGGCCAACTACCAAACCTAGAATTACTAGTTCTGCGTGATATGGCAAACCTGGAAGAGTGGAACACGTCATACTCGTGTGCTGAGGTGCACGTGATTCAAACATTGGAAATACATAACTGCCCCATGTTAAGGATGAAACCACCTCTGCCTAAAGCTAAATCCTGGAAGATAAGCGACAGTGATAATGTGTTATCATCGTGGAATCACTGCACTGTGTCACACGCTGGTGCTTCATCCTGTTCTCCAATAACTACTACGCTATCAGTTCAAAGATACAGGGGGCCTCATCAATGGAGACTGCTTCAACACTTCCCTAGACTCTCTTCTTTGTCTGTCATAAGGGGTGATCTAAACAGCTCACCAGAGATCATTGGGCATCTATCCTCTTTGAGGACAATATGCCTAAGTCAGGTAGTCATAGAAGAACTGCCAAAATGGTTGGGTGAGCTCACATCTCTACATAATCTGGAACTAAGGTTTATCAATGGTTTAGAGGAGTTCAATGAGAGCATGAGGCAACTCACAATGCTACAGTCACTAAAATTGATCAGTTGCAAGAGCTTATCACTGCCACACTGGTTAGGTGAATTGACTTATCTCAAGGAACTTAGCATAGATGACAATAGAGTATTGAGGTCTTTGCCGGCAAGCTTACAACAAAACAGCAGCATCCAGAAAATACAGATCTCTGACTGCCCTGAATTAGAGGACGTGATTGTTGAATCACAGGAGGGAGCGATGAAGCTGACTCACAGCCAAGAAAGTGAGTGTGTCCTGCCCACCTCTCTGAGGGAACTTAAGATCAGTCACTGTCAGGGTATCAAGTCCTTGCCCGAGGGAATACAGCAACTCACCAACCTCCAAAGTCTAGTCATTAGTTCGTGCCCTGAACTAAGGCAATGGTGTGAATCAGAGGAGAACAAGATGAAGCTGGCTCACATAGAAAACATG TGGCAATACATCGTCTTACCTGAGTGGTCGTCCCGCTCCGCCGCGCGGTGCCCACGCGTCGCCGGTGACCTATCTCCCTCGCAACCTCCGGTCGCCGCACGCCGACCTCCTCTGCTCGAGCTCCACAGTGGCGAGAGGGCGAGAGGATGGCGGTGGGCCGTCCTAGCGCTTGGAGGAAGGGGGAGGAAGTCAAGGGCGGGGGAAGATTGA